A single genomic interval of Pontibacter deserti harbors:
- a CDS encoding DUF1599 domain-containing protein, with protein MISQTLQEYNQVVQRCKDTFVKKTKDYGTAWRVLRLPSITDQIFIKAQRIRSIQEKGKQLVEDDIRDEFVGIINYCVIALMQLSLPADAEQTLPAEEVERQYTHHIEENIKLLTAKNHDYGEAWRDMRVSSITDIILMKLYRTKQIEDNEGQTLISEGVEANYRDMINYAVFALIKLGFAEKVQ; from the coding sequence TTGATTAGTCAAACACTCCAGGAATATAATCAGGTAGTACAGCGCTGCAAAGACACTTTTGTGAAGAAAACAAAAGATTATGGCACGGCTTGGCGCGTGCTGCGACTGCCTTCTATTACCGATCAGATCTTTATTAAGGCGCAACGCATCCGCTCTATTCAGGAGAAGGGCAAGCAGCTGGTGGAAGACGACATCCGCGACGAGTTTGTAGGCATTATTAACTACTGCGTAATTGCCCTGATGCAGCTTAGTTTGCCAGCCGATGCCGAACAGACGTTGCCAGCCGAAGAAGTAGAGCGCCAGTATACGCACCACATCGAAGAGAACATAAAGCTGCTGACGGCCAAGAACCACGATTACGGCGAAGCCTGGCGCGACATGCGTGTAAGCTCCATCACCGACATTATCCTGATGAAACTATACCGCACCAAGCAGATAGAAGACAACGAAGGCCAGACGCTGATCTCGGAAGGTGTGGAAGCCAACTACCGCGACATGATCAACTACGCCGTTTTTGCGCTGATAAAGCTGGGTTTTGCGGAGAAGGTGCAGTAA
- a CDS encoding shikimate kinase → MLIFLLGMMGSGKSTLGKELAEKLGYTFLDLDAVIEEREQRTIAQIFEQEGQERFRELEHEALQSIIANYSQAIVATGGGTPCFFDNMALMNAAGETIFLDVPPEILAERLSQSDLNLRPLLTGKTQSELISFLGKTLAERRQFYVQAKHLVAAPTYTSNALLALLRL, encoded by the coding sequence ATGCTGATCTTTTTACTCGGTATGATGGGCAGTGGCAAGTCCACGTTAGGGAAGGAGCTGGCTGAGAAACTGGGCTATACTTTCCTGGACCTGGATGCGGTTATCGAGGAGAGAGAGCAACGAACTATAGCACAAATCTTTGAACAGGAAGGGCAGGAGCGATTCCGGGAACTGGAGCATGAAGCGTTGCAAAGTATAATTGCGAACTATAGTCAGGCTATAGTTGCTACAGGCGGCGGCACACCCTGCTTTTTCGATAACATGGCACTTATGAATGCAGCCGGAGAAACCATCTTCCTGGACGTGCCACCTGAAATTTTAGCTGAAAGACTCTCACAGTCAGACCTTAACCTGCGCCCTTTACTGACGGGCAAAACACAATCCGAACTAATCTCGTTCTTAGGCAAAACATTAGCAGAACGTCGCCAGTTTTATGTGCAGGCAAAGCACCTAGTTGCAGCGCCAACGTATACTAGTAATGCATTGCTGGCGTTGCTTCGGCTATAA
- a CDS encoding ABC transporter permease: MKFLGFILSRLGHGLLIMLGVLVVVFFLFNVLPGDPVAMLAGQRSDLSTREAITKDLGLDKPLPAQLLYYINDVSPLSVHEDTEANQEKYEYSKLADFGEDAIVWKTPYLRRSFQSNKSVTDILLDHFTGTLWLAVAAMLIATVFGILFGVLASLRPHSTLDHTLITTSVLGISVPSFVAAILIAITFGFYWSDWTGLSLTGQLYEIDPFEGKELKLRNLLLPAFALGIRPLAVIVQLTRSSMLDVMSQDYIRTARAKGLNRSKVIVNHALKNALNPVVTAASGWMASLMAGAFFIEYIFNWKGLGSVTIQAVQNLDFPLVMGATLFVAFLFVLINIFVDLLYAALDPRVKLD; this comes from the coding sequence ATGAAATTTCTAGGATTTATACTTAGCCGACTGGGGCACGGCCTGCTGATCATGCTGGGTGTGTTGGTGGTGGTATTTTTCCTGTTCAACGTGCTGCCTGGCGACCCGGTGGCGATGCTGGCTGGCCAACGCTCCGACCTAAGCACGCGCGAAGCCATTACCAAAGACTTGGGTCTGGATAAACCATTACCGGCGCAGCTGCTATACTATATAAATGATGTGTCTCCGCTATCGGTGCACGAAGACACCGAAGCTAACCAGGAGAAGTATGAATACAGCAAACTGGCAGATTTCGGCGAAGATGCTATAGTTTGGAAGACGCCTTACCTGCGCCGCTCGTTCCAGAGCAATAAATCTGTAACCGATATCCTGTTAGACCATTTTACAGGCACCTTATGGTTGGCTGTGGCGGCCATGCTTATTGCGACGGTGTTTGGTATACTTTTCGGGGTGCTGGCTTCACTCAGGCCGCATAGTACCTTAGATCATACCTTAATAACCACATCTGTGCTGGGTATTTCGGTACCCTCGTTTGTGGCGGCTATACTTATTGCTATTACCTTCGGCTTTTACTGGAGCGACTGGACCGGCCTGAGCCTGACCGGGCAACTATACGAGATCGATCCTTTTGAAGGAAAAGAGCTGAAACTTCGCAATTTGTTGCTTCCGGCTTTTGCGTTAGGTATTCGCCCGTTGGCGGTTATAGTTCAGCTTACGCGCAGCTCCATGCTCGATGTCATGTCGCAGGACTATATTCGTACGGCACGTGCCAAAGGACTGAACCGAAGCAAAGTCATCGTTAACCATGCGCTCAAAAATGCACTTAACCCCGTAGTTACCGCTGCTTCGGGTTGGATGGCTTCGCTCATGGCCGGTGCCTTCTTTATCGAGTACATCTTTAACTGGAAAGGTTTAGGCTCGGTAACAATACAGGCTGTGCAGAATCTCGACTTTCCGCTGGTAATGGGAGCCACGCTGTTTGTAGCTTTCCTGTTCGTGCTCATCAACATCTTCGTAGACCTGCTCTACGCCGCCTTAGACCCAAGGGTAAAACTTGACTAA
- a CDS encoding BT_3928 family protein, with the protein MKYITKFFWLFVGVLFIFSGLIKINDPVGTAIKLEEYFEVFSTDIAPFFKSLEPAALFLSIFLSALEIVLGVALLVRWKLKEVLWLLLAMIVFFTFLTFYSAYFNKVTDCGCFGDAIKLTPWESFTKDVVLLVMIIVLLMTQRYLQPFISQKVGAAITALTAILSVGIGWYAYENLPYIDFRAYKIGNNIPTLMKPSAPLKYKYVMTKGGEEQEFTEYPTDTTWAFKEMVAVNPEDGPKITDFNVWNDEGDHTQEVLTGTKLVIVVQNVAKAGTENFDKINALVAAAEKQGITPIVITSSGAQEFEAFRHEVNLAAPYFFGDGTVLKTIIRSNPGIWLLKDGTTKGLWHHNNTPTIEEVKQLLQ; encoded by the coding sequence ATGAAATACATCACCAAATTCTTCTGGCTCTTTGTGGGCGTGCTGTTCATCTTTTCAGGGTTGATCAAGATAAACGACCCGGTAGGCACTGCCATTAAACTGGAAGAGTATTTCGAAGTTTTCTCGACAGACATTGCGCCGTTCTTTAAATCGCTGGAGCCGGCCGCGCTGTTTCTGTCTATTTTCCTGAGTGCACTGGAGATTGTGCTGGGCGTGGCGCTGCTCGTGCGCTGGAAACTGAAAGAAGTGTTGTGGCTACTGTTGGCCATGATCGTGTTCTTCACTTTCCTGACGTTCTATTCAGCCTATTTTAACAAAGTAACCGACTGCGGCTGCTTCGGCGATGCTATAAAGCTTACGCCTTGGGAATCGTTTACCAAAGATGTGGTGCTGCTGGTGATGATCATCGTGCTGCTGATGACCCAGCGTTACCTGCAACCGTTTATCAGCCAGAAGGTGGGCGCAGCTATAACCGCGCTTACAGCTATACTATCGGTGGGCATTGGCTGGTACGCTTACGAAAACCTGCCTTACATCGACTTCCGCGCTTACAAGATTGGTAACAACATCCCAACACTCATGAAGCCATCGGCACCGCTGAAGTATAAGTATGTGATGACGAAAGGCGGCGAAGAACAGGAGTTTACAGAATACCCAACTGACACCACCTGGGCCTTTAAAGAAATGGTAGCTGTTAATCCGGAAGATGGCCCTAAGATTACAGATTTCAACGTTTGGAACGATGAAGGCGACCATACGCAGGAGGTATTGACCGGTACTAAACTGGTTATAGTGGTGCAAAACGTAGCCAAAGCCGGCACCGAAAATTTTGATAAGATAAATGCGCTGGTTGCAGCAGCAGAGAAGCAGGGCATTACACCTATAGTTATTACCAGCAGTGGAGCACAGGAGTTTGAAGCATTCCGACACGAAGTAAATCTGGCAGCCCCATATTTTTTTGGCGATGGTACAGTGCTTAAAACCATTATCCGCTCAAACCCGGGTATATGGCTTCTGAAAGACGGCACCACCAAAGGCCTGTGGCACCACAACAATACGCCAACTATTGAGGAAGTGAAGCAGTTGTTACAATAG
- the cdaA gene encoding diadenylate cyclase CdaA: MTFLFTIGFLEIEFLDIIDILLVTALLYQLYKLLTGSVALKIFLGLLSIYLLYLVVRAAGMELLSIILGQFMGVGVLAAIILFQPEIRRFLLLIGKTTAFNHDRFWGFPWRREQTEKLSLTPFIEAAKSLAAKNTGALIVFAKSSELKYYAESGDLIDAVISKRLLMSIFNKNSPLHDGAVIIASNRIKAARCILPVSENQEIPASMGLRHRAAIGLTEITDSIVLVVSEETGQIALVRNGEAFRNLSSADLRVKLNQFLFDTDQRATISPSEKSVSAA; encoded by the coding sequence TTGACATTCTTATTCACAATAGGGTTTTTAGAGATCGAGTTTCTCGACATCATCGACATTCTGCTCGTAACGGCGCTGCTATACCAACTATACAAGCTGCTTACCGGTAGTGTGGCGCTCAAGATCTTTTTAGGCCTGCTCTCTATTTACCTGCTATACCTGGTGGTGCGTGCCGCCGGCATGGAGTTGCTCAGTATTATACTTGGGCAGTTTATGGGGGTGGGTGTGCTTGCTGCCATTATCCTGTTCCAGCCTGAGATCCGCCGTTTCCTGTTATTAATAGGTAAAACCACCGCCTTTAACCACGACCGTTTCTGGGGATTTCCGTGGCGCCGCGAGCAAACAGAAAAACTGAGCTTAACGCCTTTTATAGAAGCTGCAAAATCACTGGCCGCTAAAAATACGGGTGCCCTTATTGTATTTGCAAAAAGCTCTGAGTTGAAATACTATGCCGAGTCAGGGGATTTGATTGATGCCGTTATCTCGAAGCGTTTGCTGATGTCGATCTTTAACAAGAACAGCCCGCTACACGATGGTGCCGTAATTATAGCAAGCAATCGAATAAAAGCGGCGCGCTGTATACTTCCGGTTTCTGAGAACCAGGAGATTCCGGCTTCTATGGGTCTGAGGCACCGTGCAGCTATCGGTTTAACGGAGATCACAGACAGTATAGTTTTGGTAGTTTCGGAAGAGACCGGGCAGATTGCCTTGGTGCGAAACGGCGAAGCTTTCCGTAACTTATCTTCTGCTGACCTGCGCGTAAAGCTTAACCAGTTCCTGTTCGATACGGACCAACGTGCAACTATAAGCCCATCCGAAAAATCGGTGAGTGCTGCCTGA
- a CDS encoding HNH endonuclease, whose amino-acid sequence MQQIQAGDIISYTQMCLSEGHSLQRGMNFQIGGRVSVILMSVRKGAPYADRLEDDGEVLIYEGHDVPKNEAAYPKLVDQLMETPKGTPTQNGKFFKAAHDFKDGGAEPELVKVYEKIKDGIWVYNGVFELIDAWEEIGDNRSVFKFKLRVTDRTASQKTERAEELKDLNHNRMIPTSVKLDVWKRDKGKCVECGSSDNLHFDHILPFSKGGTSLKTDNIQLLCARHNLQKSDKIV is encoded by the coding sequence ATGCAGCAGATTCAAGCGGGAGATATTATCTCTTATACACAAATGTGCCTTTCGGAAGGTCATTCTTTGCAACGGGGAATGAATTTCCAAATTGGTGGCAGGGTAAGCGTTATCCTAATGTCTGTGCGTAAAGGTGCTCCTTATGCGGATAGGTTGGAAGACGATGGAGAAGTTTTAATTTATGAAGGACATGATGTCCCTAAAAATGAAGCTGCATATCCAAAGTTAGTTGATCAGCTAATGGAAACTCCAAAAGGTACTCCAACTCAAAACGGGAAATTCTTTAAGGCCGCCCATGATTTTAAAGATGGTGGAGCAGAACCTGAACTGGTGAAGGTATACGAGAAAATTAAAGATGGCATTTGGGTTTATAATGGTGTCTTTGAGCTAATTGATGCCTGGGAAGAAATAGGTGATAACAGAAGTGTTTTCAAGTTTAAGCTAAGAGTAACTGATAGGACTGCATCACAAAAAACTGAAAGAGCTGAAGAGCTTAAAGATTTAAATCATAATAGAATGATCCCTACTTCAGTTAAACTAGATGTTTGGAAGCGTGATAAAGGTAAATGTGTTGAGTGTGGTAGCAGTGATAACCTTCATTTTGACCATATTTTACCCTTCTCAAAAGGTGGCACATCTCTTAAAACAGATAATATCCAATTGCTTTGTGCAAGACATAATTTGCAAAAAAGCGATAAAATAGTTTAA
- a CDS encoding sterol desaturase family protein gives MKPNHKGRAQIFQNPVLERLTRTHIALPIFIFIAISVGLIYYGLTYGFIDVLEAIGLFFLGWFIFSLMEYSAHRFIFHMDTDTPVKARIQYTFHGNHHEYPKDKERLAMPPIVSVLIASFLFFVFKLIFGQLVFGIVAGVLFGYAMYLLVHYAVHAYAPPKNFLKTLWIHHSIHHYKDPEVAYGVSSPLWDYLLGTMPKRAK, from the coding sequence ATGAAACCTAATCACAAAGGACGAGCTCAGATCTTCCAGAACCCTGTTTTGGAGCGGCTCACCAGAACGCACATTGCCCTCCCGATTTTTATCTTTATAGCTATTTCGGTAGGCTTGATTTACTACGGGCTGACGTACGGCTTTATAGACGTGCTGGAAGCCATTGGCCTTTTTTTCCTGGGTTGGTTTATTTTCAGTCTAATGGAATACTCGGCACATCGCTTTATCTTTCACATGGATACCGATACGCCGGTAAAAGCCAGAATTCAGTATACTTTCCATGGCAACCACCACGAGTACCCAAAAGACAAAGAGCGCCTGGCTATGCCACCAATTGTTAGTGTGCTGATCGCCTCGTTCCTGTTCTTTGTGTTTAAGCTGATATTCGGGCAGTTGGTGTTCGGAATTGTAGCCGGCGTATTGTTTGGGTATGCCATGTATCTGTTAGTGCATTATGCTGTGCACGCCTATGCTCCGCCTAAAAACTTCCTGAAAACGCTCTGGATCCATCACAGCATCCATCATTATAAAGATCCTGAAGTAGCCTACGGTGTATCGTCTCCGCTATGGGATTACCTTTTAGGTACGATGCCGAAAAGGGCTAAATAA
- a CDS encoding T9SS type A sorting domain-containing protein: MKKQVAYKLVLILFFIISGLVVVPVGAQVSIPPMVAQGYQLKHHYSQDFNTLPASGSSSWANGTSLPGWYAVQKNGEFKTSIIANNGDTRGFALYSFGSVAATDRALGGHGAEGWQGYYYALRFKNDSGRTIKHINVSFAIEQWYWTKTASSPFSFSYKTGASVTNPADATGWTTVTNLAGSIKAASATANAKPLSGNDAANRIQLQDLILQVNLAPGDELMLRWEQQDAVYESNNKGEYPSIALDDVQVEFVQNDVFYAIGKVLSNISNWTTDGTTAGRTPTNFTDVEQLFVVNTAGSYKLSKGLAISGVNSKLILGQGTDITTLTVPNKYALKGSVDIADNATLILNHASVAPTFGSLASNSTVVYTDSTSAPIGGTYGNLRITGGRQKTIDTNLLVKGKLWLDETSIMLRNSVLTLDNGATLEAVGDAALIKMNAGASIKQYVQGGGSNFLPIASETGYAPVKVALPAGNTPRYVSINVTDGIYVRYDANQQGVGEPVRTEVVNKVWNISQEGATTPDATVTFYWNVADELPNFDRNLAELAYYNAAKEAWEAAGASSTTGARVAATTPANYMGQTNVRSGMYAVWQPPRGPLPVELTTFTANYKNGFTTLNWSTASEYNSSYFVIETSTDGKHFSKVGEVKAAGFSTVNKDYTFTHQPTGNGIIYYRLAEYAVNGTKSYSKIVEINARQTGAVRIDMFPNPSKGKLYLASATITGIVNVVLCDITGKAILTQQVALEAGQPSEINLKHLMEGIYLVQVHSSAGRQVMRLLHSPN, encoded by the coding sequence ATGAAGAAGCAAGTAGCTTACAAATTAGTACTCATTCTCTTTTTCATAATAAGTGGTTTAGTTGTAGTGCCTGTAGGCGCACAAGTCAGTATTCCGCCAATGGTAGCCCAAGGGTATCAGCTTAAACACCACTACTCTCAAGATTTTAACACATTACCGGCTTCCGGCAGCAGCTCCTGGGCAAATGGCACTTCTTTGCCTGGTTGGTACGCTGTTCAGAAAAACGGAGAATTTAAAACCTCCATTATTGCTAACAATGGTGATACAAGGGGCTTTGCTTTGTACAGCTTCGGAAGTGTTGCTGCCACCGATCGTGCCTTAGGCGGGCATGGCGCAGAAGGTTGGCAAGGCTATTATTATGCACTTCGGTTCAAGAACGACTCTGGCAGAACTATAAAACATATTAATGTAAGTTTCGCCATAGAGCAATGGTACTGGACCAAAACGGCATCTTCCCCTTTTAGCTTTTCCTATAAAACAGGAGCTTCGGTTACAAACCCTGCAGATGCTACTGGCTGGACAACAGTTACTAACCTGGCAGGAAGTATAAAAGCAGCATCTGCTACCGCCAATGCAAAGCCATTATCCGGAAATGATGCAGCAAACAGAATACAACTTCAGGATCTTATACTTCAGGTAAATCTGGCACCAGGCGATGAGCTGATGCTGCGCTGGGAGCAACAGGATGCCGTATATGAATCAAACAATAAAGGTGAGTATCCATCAATTGCACTTGATGATGTACAGGTGGAGTTTGTTCAGAATGATGTATTCTATGCGATAGGTAAAGTGCTTAGTAACATTTCTAACTGGACAACAGACGGGACAACAGCGGGTCGCACACCAACTAATTTTACTGATGTTGAGCAACTGTTTGTTGTAAACACGGCTGGTAGCTATAAATTAAGTAAAGGTCTTGCTATATCCGGCGTAAACTCAAAGCTTATACTTGGGCAGGGCACTGATATTACAACCCTAACGGTACCCAATAAATATGCCCTTAAAGGCTCTGTAGACATAGCTGATAATGCCACACTGATTTTAAATCATGCATCTGTAGCGCCAACCTTTGGCAGTCTTGCCTCAAACAGTACCGTAGTTTACACCGATAGTACTTCTGCCCCGATTGGCGGCACTTATGGAAACCTGCGGATAACTGGCGGAAGGCAAAAAACCATAGATACAAACCTGCTGGTAAAAGGTAAACTTTGGCTGGATGAAACGAGCATCATGCTCCGCAACAGCGTGCTTACCTTAGATAATGGCGCAACCCTGGAAGCTGTAGGAGATGCTGCTCTTATTAAAATGAATGCAGGTGCAAGTATAAAACAGTATGTGCAGGGTGGCGGCAGCAACTTTTTGCCAATTGCCTCTGAAACTGGGTATGCACCCGTTAAAGTAGCACTGCCAGCTGGTAATACACCGCGTTATGTCAGTATAAATGTAACAGATGGGATATATGTACGCTACGATGCTAATCAGCAGGGAGTAGGTGAACCGGTACGAACTGAAGTGGTAAATAAGGTTTGGAATATCAGCCAGGAGGGGGCTACTACTCCGGATGCCACTGTTACATTTTACTGGAATGTCGCTGACGAGCTGCCGAATTTTGATCGGAACCTGGCAGAACTGGCGTATTATAATGCTGCGAAAGAAGCCTGGGAAGCAGCGGGTGCATCAAGCACAACCGGTGCGCGCGTTGCAGCTACCACTCCAGCTAATTATATGGGGCAAACCAATGTAAGAAGTGGTATGTATGCTGTTTGGCAACCTCCACGCGGCCCATTGCCAGTAGAGCTAACAACATTTACAGCAAACTATAAAAACGGGTTTACCACCCTGAACTGGAGCACGGCATCAGAGTACAATAGCAGTTACTTTGTAATCGAAACAAGTACGGATGGGAAACATTTCAGCAAAGTAGGGGAGGTAAAAGCGGCAGGTTTCAGTACGGTTAATAAAGATTACACTTTCACGCATCAGCCAACAGGTAACGGTATTATTTACTATAGATTAGCAGAATATGCTGTAAATGGTACGAAGTCCTATTCTAAAATAGTGGAAATAAATGCCAGGCAAACAGGTGCTGTAAGGATAGACATGTTCCCAAATCCAAGTAAGGGAAAGCTATACCTGGCATCTGCAACTATAACCGGCATTGTAAATGTAGTACTTTGCGATATTACAGGTAAGGCCATACTTACCCAACAAGTAGCTCTGGAGGCTGGTCAGCCATCAGAGATAAATCTGAAGCATTTGATGGAGGGTATATACCTGGTGCAGGTGCATAGTAGTGCCGGACGGCAGGTAATGAGGTTGCTGCATTCCCCCAATTAA
- the folP gene encoding dihydropteroate synthase, translated as MESKDTLFKKKTTLNCRGKLLSLDTPLVMGILNVTPDSFYPGSRLSSTEEAIERARVMLAEGADILDIGGYSTRPGAADISSQEEHDRLIPAIESIVREFPDVLLSVDTFRADVAEASINAGAAIINDVAGGTLDEKMFETVARLQVPYILMHMRGTPQTMQTMANYSDVTIEVLDELQQQVAKLTRLGVNDIILDPGFGFAKTTEHNFELLNRLEDLRILGLPILAGMSRKSMVYKTLGIDQADALTGTIVVNTIALMKGANILRVHDVKETKQAIELYKKTTL; from the coding sequence TTGGAATCGAAAGATACGCTTTTTAAGAAAAAAACCACACTTAACTGTCGCGGAAAGCTCCTCTCCCTGGACACGCCGCTGGTGATGGGCATCCTGAATGTTACCCCCGATTCTTTTTACCCCGGCAGCCGCCTGAGCTCCACCGAAGAAGCCATTGAACGTGCCCGCGTTATGCTGGCTGAAGGGGCCGACATACTCGATATTGGTGGTTATTCCACGCGTCCCGGCGCAGCAGATATTTCGTCTCAGGAAGAACATGACAGGCTTATACCTGCCATCGAATCTATAGTTCGGGAGTTTCCGGATGTTTTACTTTCAGTGGATACATTCAGGGCTGATGTGGCCGAAGCAAGTATAAACGCAGGCGCAGCTATCATAAACGACGTGGCAGGTGGCACTTTGGATGAAAAGATGTTTGAGACCGTGGCCCGACTGCAGGTTCCGTACATACTGATGCACATGCGCGGCACACCGCAAACCATGCAAACTATGGCCAACTATAGCGATGTGACGATAGAAGTGCTGGACGAGCTGCAGCAACAGGTGGCTAAGCTTACCCGCCTCGGCGTTAACGATATTATACTTGACCCCGGTTTTGGCTTTGCAAAAACTACAGAACATAACTTCGAGTTACTGAACCGTCTGGAAGATTTGCGTATATTGGGCTTACCTATACTTGCGGGCATGTCGCGTAAATCGATGGTTTACAAAACACTGGGCATTGACCAGGCTGATGCCTTAACCGGAACGATAGTTGTAAATACCATTGCCCTGATGAAGGGAGCCAATATTTTGCGTGTACACGACGTAAAAGAAACTAAGCAGGCAATAGAACTATACAAGAAAACAACACTTTGA